The uncultured Desulfuromonas sp. genome has a segment encoding these proteins:
- a CDS encoding FUSC family protein gives MSVSAASQWFPARRRQLLFALRATTAAFTGYVLALALHLECPYWAAMTALIVIQPTRGLLFEKSLYRLVGTATGALAGLVLLSTSQSPAVLTVALALWVGGCVGIGNLLFSMRSYACMMAGMTCTIVAMSGFLNPPHLYAIAFGRIGDVLIGIVAATLVTALFTPRQSRDEIVGRLETVTAETVRWLALVLEHGRHGHVIDAEQNLVIEIAEIEGQLERIGAGSLRFKKHKRRYQQLIARQLSLMTLGRNIATLLQQKGKSGHSESHGPIRLRQHLNQVADKISRFETIHCLDEMTATVREITEELPSIGIMLNDVVTALHDVLSHSGHIHRVSTPHIPSRRHLSRNRHEALRAALRATLAIGVVGLVWTLFDWRQGPMMLMAMSIMLSIFSTKEHPVSFVGQIFIGAAIGSALAVGYRLLILPEVQTAVVAGLVLCPMIFLGTYAMSCRRTAIGATDATLFFIFICQPGPPVTVVPAEIALAALAMVLGVGSAWLSYRFLVPINPLLRLRSLLRATNRDLQRMSTADRLRCDRLQARIHHRVIRMVALANQYDRNHSLLLEAGLAALAAGTCVQCSSNDHPADTLSRRPEESATPSLPPREEALALFHAATNQWFQHHQLSTH, from the coding sequence ATGAGTGTCTCGGCGGCCTCTCAATGGTTCCCGGCACGGCGGCGCCAACTGTTGTTTGCCCTGCGCGCCACGACGGCGGCGTTTACCGGCTATGTGCTGGCCCTGGCACTGCATCTTGAATGTCCCTATTGGGCGGCCATGACCGCTCTGATCGTCATTCAACCGACACGTGGACTGCTGTTTGAAAAAAGCCTCTATCGCCTGGTGGGCACGGCGACCGGTGCGTTGGCGGGTCTGGTTCTGTTATCGACCAGCCAATCCCCTGCGGTGTTGACAGTGGCCCTGGCCCTGTGGGTCGGCGGCTGTGTCGGCATCGGCAATCTGTTATTCAGTATGCGTTCGTATGCCTGCATGATGGCGGGGATGACCTGTACCATTGTCGCCATGAGCGGTTTTCTTAATCCGCCTCATCTCTACGCCATCGCTTTTGGCCGTATCGGTGATGTTCTGATCGGCATCGTGGCCGCAACCCTGGTGACGGCGCTGTTCACGCCCCGTCAGTCGCGTGACGAGATCGTCGGCCGTCTTGAAACGGTCACAGCCGAAACCGTCCGCTGGTTGGCCCTTGTGCTTGAACATGGCCGTCACGGGCATGTGATTGATGCCGAACAGAACCTTGTGATTGAAATTGCCGAGATTGAAGGGCAACTTGAACGGATCGGTGCCGGATCACTGCGTTTCAAAAAACACAAACGGCGCTACCAGCAGCTGATCGCCCGGCAGCTGTCTCTGATGACACTCGGCCGTAATATTGCCACGTTACTGCAACAGAAGGGGAAATCGGGGCATTCGGAGAGTCACGGCCCCATCCGATTGAGGCAACACCTGAACCAGGTGGCCGATAAAATCTCCCGGTTTGAGACGATTCACTGCTTGGATGAGATGACGGCAACCGTCAGGGAGATCACCGAGGAGTTGCCGAGCATCGGCATCATGCTCAATGATGTGGTCACGGCACTCCACGACGTGCTCAGCCATTCCGGACATATCCATCGCGTTTCAACGCCGCACATCCCGTCGCGACGCCATCTGTCGCGCAATCGTCATGAGGCTCTGCGTGCCGCGTTACGTGCAACCCTGGCCATCGGCGTGGTCGGTCTGGTGTGGACTCTGTTTGACTGGCGGCAGGGACCGATGATGCTGATGGCTATGAGCATCATGCTGAGCATTTTTTCCACCAAGGAACATCCGGTCTCCTTTGTCGGCCAGATTTTTATTGGTGCCGCCATCGGTTCGGCACTGGCGGTGGGCTATCGTCTGTTGATTCTTCCGGAGGTCCAGACGGCGGTTGTTGCCGGTCTGGTTTTGTGCCCGATGATTTTTCTCGGCACCTATGCCATGTCGTGCCGACGCACGGCTATTGGCGCCACGGATGCCACGCTGTTTTTTATCTTTATCTGCCAACCCGGCCCCCCGGTAACGGTCGTTCCCGCTGAAATCGCCCTGGCGGCGCTGGCCATGGTGCTCGGTGTCGGCAGCGCCTGGTTGAGCTATCGTTTTCTGGTGCCGATCAATCCATTGTTACGCTTACGTTCGTTGCTTAGGGCGACCAACCGTGATCTGCAACGGATGTCAACGGCGGATCGTCTCCGTTGTGATCGCCTTCAGGCGCGTATTCATCATCGGGTCATTCGCATGGTCGCGTTAGCCAATCAATATGACCGCAACCACAGCCTGTTGCTAGAGGCGGGACTCGCCGCCCTGGCCGCCGGCACCTGTGTGCAGTGTTCATCCAACGATCATCCCGCAGACACCCTTAGCAGGCGGCCGGAAGAATCAGCCACTCCATCGCTGCCGCCGCGCGAGGAAGCCTTGGCGTTGTTTCACGCTGCCACCAATCAGTGGTTTCAACACCACCAACTCAGCACCCACTGA
- a CDS encoding MarR family transcriptional regulator: protein MKNLRSQSNREILLFRLGVVTRHWRQLLDQTIETTGLTEATWRPLFHLYLLGDGTRQKDLAQSLGLKGPSIVRLLEALLAKGLIRREEDPDDRRAKQLYLTDAGRTLVREIHTIISDQEGALLSPFNDDEISHIMSFIDRLEQAVAIRDEAVSG from the coding sequence ATGAAAAATCTCCGCAGCCAATCCAACCGGGAAATTCTCCTGTTCCGTCTCGGCGTCGTCACACGCCACTGGCGACAGCTCCTTGACCAGACCATTGAAACCACCGGGCTCACTGAAGCAACCTGGCGACCGTTATTCCACCTTTATCTGCTGGGCGATGGCACGCGACAGAAAGATCTGGCGCAATCCCTGGGTCTCAAAGGTCCTTCGATTGTCCGCCTGCTTGAGGCGCTGTTGGCCAAAGGGCTGATTCGTCGTGAGGAGGACCCAGACGACAGGCGGGCCAAACAGCTGTATCTGACCGATGCCGGTCGCACGCTGGTGCGCGAGATCCATACCATCATTTCGGACCAAGAAGGCGCTCTGCTCAGCCCGTTCAATGACGACGAAATTTCCCACATTATGTCCTTCATCGACCGTCTGGAACAGGCCGTTGCCATCCGCGACGAGGCGGTGAGCGGATGA
- a CDS encoding bacteriohemerythrin, which produces MATIIWKSCYETGNATFDAEHRALVNALNALYEAIREKRGDEVLTSLLATLNLYIRKHFQHEEEAMLKHHYPGLEAHIKAHRTFKKTVNDYQEQVLTGYTGLAADLYKYLRDWLLNHIVKTDGRFGEFLREKNIFDCGPPII; this is translated from the coding sequence GTGGCCACTATTATTTGGAAATCCTGCTATGAAACCGGCAATGCCACCTTCGATGCCGAACATCGCGCGCTGGTGAACGCCCTCAATGCTCTTTATGAGGCGATCCGGGAAAAACGTGGTGACGAGGTCCTGACTTCGCTCCTGGCAACGCTCAACCTTTACATTCGCAAACATTTTCAGCATGAAGAGGAAGCTATGCTGAAACACCACTACCCCGGCCTGGAAGCTCACATCAAGGCTCACCGCACATTCAAAAAAACCGTCAACGATTACCAGGAACAGGTTCTTACCGGTTACACGGGACTTGCCGCTGATCTTTACAAGTATCTGCGCGATTGGTTATTGAATCACATCGTTAAAACCGACGGCCGCTTCGGTGAATTCCTCCGTGAAAAAAACATCTTCGACTGCGGACCACCCATTATATAA
- a CDS encoding SET domain-containing protein yields MIHPATTFRPVSPEIGNGVFATEFIPRGTIIVVRDSCDLALSRQAFFALPEVLRVSLETFMYHDKHGRLVLGWDHAKYMNHCCHSNTMMTDYGVEIAVRDIAPGDEVTSEYGLLNVQEPYDLYCNCLNCRGALRLDDIDRFAPQWDAQVLGALQCVTECAQPLWDLVSPELQYEIGQLQHSPQSYRSVHELKWRVA; encoded by the coding sequence GTGATTCATCCCGCAACCACCTTTCGCCCGGTCAGTCCGGAAATCGGCAACGGCGTTTTTGCCACGGAGTTTATTCCACGCGGCACCATTATCGTCGTTCGCGACAGCTGTGATCTGGCCCTATCCCGTCAGGCTTTTTTCGCCCTTCCCGAGGTGCTTCGTGTATCATTGGAAACGTTCATGTATCACGACAAACACGGTCGGTTGGTGCTCGGTTGGGATCATGCCAAATACATGAACCACTGCTGTCATAGCAACACGATGATGACCGATTACGGCGTTGAAATTGCGGTGCGCGATATTGCCCCCGGCGACGAGGTGACCAGCGAATACGGACTGCTTAACGTCCAGGAACCTTACGATCTTTATTGCAACTGCCTCAACTGCCGTGGCGCATTGCGCCTTGATGACATTGATCGTTTTGCACCACAGTGGGATGCCCAGGTTCTCGGCGCATTGCAATGCGTCACGGAGTGTGCGCAGCCGTTGTGGGATCTTGTTTCGCCTGAGTTGCAATATGAAATTGGTCAGTTGCAACACTCCCCGCAAAGCTACCGCTCGGTTCATGAACTGAAATGGCGTGTGGCATAA